Proteins from a single region of Verrucomicrobiia bacterium:
- the hisC gene encoding histidinol-phosphate transaminase, which translates to MSLVPSYIESLRPYVAGKSIEEIKRTYGLSRVIKLASNENPLGPSPKALDEVKKSLSGSHLYPDGGLCLRTVLAERFGLKLENVIAGAGSEGIMSNIIRTFLADRDEVLTAEHTFLGFMVLARSRGVKVNTVPLTGDWRFDLAAMAERINENTKILYLANPNNPTGTIFTRTEFEAFLKKVSERLLVILDEAYFEFAGENRNYPDSMAYRHDNVITLRTFSKAYGLAGFRIGYGFAHGELIRNLLKVKLPFEPSHAAQAAGLGALEDSEFLEKTLENNRKGRKFLFGSLSELGFQVIPSDANFVLVLLPGAEMAQNLFQTLLTKGIIVRPQEASDLPQGIRISVGTEEENQVLIEALEKILKAQPALVGS; encoded by the coding sequence ATGAGCTTGGTGCCGTCCTATATCGAAAGCTTGCGCCCGTACGTTGCAGGCAAATCGATAGAGGAAATCAAGCGGACCTACGGGCTTTCGCGCGTCATCAAGCTGGCCTCCAACGAAAACCCGTTGGGGCCTTCTCCCAAGGCGTTGGATGAGGTCAAAAAGTCGCTTTCCGGTTCGCATCTGTATCCGGACGGCGGTTTGTGTCTGCGGACGGTCTTGGCGGAGCGGTTCGGTTTGAAGCTGGAAAACGTCATCGCCGGGGCCGGTTCGGAGGGGATCATGTCCAACATCATCCGCACCTTTTTGGCCGACCGGGATGAAGTTTTGACCGCCGAGCACACTTTTCTCGGTTTTATGGTTTTGGCCCGCTCGCGGGGAGTCAAGGTTAACACAGTTCCTTTGACCGGTGATTGGCGGTTCGATTTAGCGGCCATGGCGGAAAGAATAAACGAAAACACCAAGATTCTATATTTGGCCAACCCGAACAACCCCACCGGCACCATTTTCACCCGTACTGAATTCGAGGCCTTCTTGAAGAAAGTTTCGGAGCGGCTTTTGGTCATTTTGGACGAGGCGTACTTTGAGTTTGCCGGGGAAAATCGGAACTATCCCGACTCGATGGCCTATCGCCACGACAATGTGATAACTTTGCGCACCTTTTCCAAAGCATACGGGCTGGCCGGTTTCCGCATCGGCTACGGGTTTGCCCACGGGGAATTGATAAGAAACCTGCTCAAAGTCAAGCTGCCCTTCGAGCCCTCTCATGCGGCCCAGGCAGCCGGTTTGGGGGCCTTGGAGGATTCCGAATTTCTCGAAAAGACCTTGGAAAACAACCGCAAAGGGCGGAAGTTTTTGTTTGGATCGCTATCCGAGCTCGGTTTCCAGGTGATTCCGTCCGATGCAAATTTTGTTTTGGTCTTGCTACCCGGCGCGGAGATGGCACAAAATCTATTCCAAACCTTGCTCACGAAGGGGATCATCGTCCGGCCGCAGGAGGCCTCCGATCTGCCGCAGGGAATCCGTATTTCGGTCGGGACGGAAGAGGAGAATCAAGTTTTGATTGAAGCGTTGGAAAAAATTCTGAAAGCCCAGCCGGCTTTGGTCGGCAGTTAG
- a CDS encoding VOC family protein yields MPELSRILETVLYAVDMDAAEKFYSDVLALPLLTKEPGRSLAYTVGVDMLLIFYAPESLKKTNLPPHGTNGPGHIAFEIDKNEYEVWKNYLAEKKVIIEKEVTWKSSARSLYFRDPSGNVLEIATPGVWKAVK; encoded by the coding sequence ATGCCCGAACTTTCCCGCATTCTTGAAACGGTGCTCTATGCCGTCGATATGGACGCTGCAGAGAAATTTTACTCGGATGTGCTGGCACTTCCACTTTTGACCAAGGAGCCGGGTCGAAGCTTGGCCTATACGGTCGGAGTCGATATGCTTTTGATTTTCTACGCGCCGGAATCGCTCAAGAAAACCAACCTGCCGCCGCACGGGACGAACGGCCCGGGGCATATCGCTTTTGAAATTGATAAAAATGAGTACGAGGTCTGGAAAAATTATTTGGCGGAAAAGAAGGTTATAATTGAAAAAGAGGTCACCTGGAAAAGCTCCGCCCGCTCACTTTATTTCCGTGACCCTTCCGGCAACGTTTTGGAAATCGCCACGCCCGGGGTCTGGAAAGCGGTCAAGTAG
- a CDS encoding PaaI family thioesterase, with amino-acid sequence MKKLSVKTARALKRRFSAVPFISNLKMKLGTVGAGAARVSIDFERRLGQVHGFMHGGVLASLADTAATYAANTLLYPERDAITVELKINYIAPLITKKAYAEAVILHSGGKTSIAEVKVFDSNKKLCAVALITNLILPRGEIKKERR; translated from the coding sequence ATGAAAAAACTTTCCGTAAAGACGGCGCGGGCGCTGAAAAGAAGATTCTCCGCCGTTCCCTTTATATCCAACCTTAAAATGAAGTTGGGAACGGTCGGCGCCGGTGCGGCCCGCGTCTCGATTGACTTTGAACGCCGACTGGGACAGGTGCACGGCTTTATGCACGGCGGGGTTTTGGCTTCCCTTGCCGACACGGCCGCCACCTACGCCGCCAACACGCTGCTTTACCCCGAGCGGGATGCCATCACGGTCGAGCTGAAAATCAACTATATCGCCCCGCTCATCACGAAGAAGGCATACGCGGAGGCGGTTATTTTGCATTCCGGCGGCAAGACCTCGATTGCCGAAGTGAAGGTCTTTGACTCCAACAAGAAACTCTGCGCGGTGGCTTTGATTACCAATCTGATTTTGCCGCGGGGAGAGATTAAAAAAGAAAGGAGGTAG
- a CDS encoding DMT family transporter has protein sequence MARPPLPVVIALSAQLLLASGTFLVAKFALLELPVIDLATARFVLSALFLLVLTLLSGNMRRIEREDYKGFFLLGLLGIPINQGLFLWGLSYTSPTHAALLYSTLPVSVFLIAHFYLKEEFRWQKVFGIALAFLGVLYIMLEKGLKFETRYLFGDFLILLAVFAWAAYTVMGKPYLSKYGPPFLTFAAVAIGTLLSLPFGIVPALQYDWGSVSTKALLSLGYIAFLTSGIAYILWYYALSKMEASRVAVVNNFQPVVTALFSFAFYGERFSLGFVLAGIVVLIGVLLVEVA, from the coding sequence ATGGCGAGGCCGCCTCTCCCCGTTGTAATCGCTCTTTCGGCCCAGTTGCTTCTGGCCTCCGGCACCTTTTTGGTGGCCAAATTTGCCCTGTTGGAATTACCGGTCATTGATCTGGCGACCGCCCGCTTTGTTCTTTCCGCCCTCTTTCTTCTGGTTTTGACCCTTCTATCCGGAAACATGCGCCGGATTGAAAGGGAGGATTACAAGGGGTTTTTCCTTCTGGGGCTGCTCGGAATTCCCATCAACCAGGGGCTTTTTCTCTGGGGGCTTTCCTACACCAGCCCCACCCATGCCGCCCTTTTGTACTCCACGTTACCCGTTTCGGTTTTCCTGATTGCGCATTTTTACCTGAAGGAGGAGTTTCGCTGGCAAAAGGTCTTCGGCATTGCCCTGGCCTTTTTAGGCGTTCTCTACATCATGCTGGAAAAGGGGCTGAAATTTGAGACCCGATACCTCTTTGGCGATTTTCTAATACTGCTTGCCGTTTTTGCCTGGGCCGCCTATACCGTGATGGGGAAGCCGTATCTGTCCAAATACGGCCCCCCCTTTCTGACGTTTGCCGCCGTGGCCATCGGCACCCTTCTTTCCCTCCCGTTTGGCATCGTGCCGGCTCTGCAATACGATTGGGGTTCGGTTTCCACCAAAGCTCTGCTCTCGCTCGGTTACATCGCCTTTTTGACCTCTGGAATCGCCTATATTCTCTGGTACTATGCCCTCTCGAAAATGGAGGCCTCTCGGGTGGCGGTGGTGAACAACTTTCAGCCGGTGGTGACGGCTCTTTTCTCGTTTGCTTTTTACGGCGAGCGTTTTTCGTTGGGATTCGTGCTTGCCGGCATCGTGGTTTTAATCGGCGTTTTGCTGGTGGAGGTGGCGTGA
- a CDS encoding aminotransferase class V-fold PLP-dependent enzyme encodes MAAYRRHFPLTNIYLNTASVGPLSLFVKKKLAEFDKRWLAGDTRFDEETFRMLEEIRKMCARLIGADPEEIGFCPSTSHGLNVCISGLDLKPGDEAVVSELEFPAGVYALKLLEQKGVTTRYLKTEKGYLTPEELAVGLTPQTKVFLTSYVQFFNGYKHDLAAFSEVCRHNGTLLVVDGIQGVGNQLLDVHQTGVDFLAASGQKWLLSAGGTGFFYCSKTLLEKLRPTYFSWMGVDWKLDWSDLWKKDLKPFDSARRFEIGSYPHQAIRHFYWSLALLHKVGIAKIERYNKTLLDLLIDYLSDSPYHLRGSLEEPHRSSILSFTHPKVEELVRYLRIKKIIVSLREGGVRVSANFYNTPRDIERLIAELKRFAGRKVRKK; translated from the coding sequence ATGGCCGCCTATAGGCGGCATTTCCCGCTTACGAATATCTACTTAAACACCGCCTCCGTCGGGCCGCTGTCCCTATTTGTCAAAAAGAAACTGGCGGAGTTTGATAAGCGTTGGCTGGCGGGGGATACCCGTTTCGACGAGGAAACGTTCCGGATGCTGGAGGAAATCCGTAAAATGTGCGCCCGGCTGATTGGCGCCGACCCGGAGGAAATCGGTTTTTGCCCCAGTACCTCCCACGGGTTGAACGTCTGCATCTCCGGGCTGGACTTAAAACCGGGAGACGAGGCGGTGGTTTCCGAACTGGAATTCCCGGCCGGCGTGTATGCCCTGAAGTTGCTGGAGCAGAAGGGGGTAACCACCCGCTATTTAAAAACCGAGAAGGGCTACCTGACGCCGGAAGAGCTGGCGGTGGGTCTAACGCCGCAGACCAAGGTGTTTTTGACCTCCTACGTGCAGTTTTTCAACGGATACAAACATGACTTGGCCGCCTTTTCCGAAGTTTGCCGTCATAATGGGACGCTCTTGGTGGTGGACGGCATTCAGGGAGTCGGCAATCAATTGCTGGACGTGCACCAAACTGGCGTGGACTTTTTGGCCGCCAGCGGGCAGAAATGGCTCCTTTCCGCCGGGGGAACCGGCTTTTTTTATTGCTCAAAAACCCTTTTGGAAAAGCTTCGGCCCACCTATTTCAGCTGGATGGGGGTGGACTGGAAACTGGACTGGTCGGATTTGTGGAAGAAAGATTTAAAGCCGTTCGATTCCGCCCGCCGCTTCGAGATCGGCTCCTATCCGCATCAGGCCATCCGCCACTTTTACTGGTCGCTGGCGCTTCTGCACAAAGTCGGCATTGCCAAAATCGAGCGTTACAACAAAACCCTGCTCGATTTGTTGATTGATTATCTGTCCGACTCTCCCTATCATTTGCGCGGCTCGCTGGAAGAGCCCCACCGCTCCTCGATTCTTTCCTTCACCCACCCGAAAGTCGAGGAGCTGGTGCGCTATTTGAGAATCAAAAAAATCATCGTCAGCTTGCGGGAAGGAGGCGTGCGGGTCTCGGCCAACTTTTACAACACACCTCGTGACATCGAGCGCTTAATTGCCGAGCTGAAACGTTTTGCCGGCCGGAAAGTCCGAAAAAAATGA
- a CDS encoding tetratricopeptide repeat protein: MRRMLWLVLIFAALAALGGCGGYRTVVVAESEPPGQIRASRVHTRNGIRFYERAHYRKAIVQFELAIAKDRSNWEAHYYLAECYRELREYDPCLKHYRIVLELRSEPAWVARVEYKIGWVYEKQRKYREARSHYELALVAVPNHREAREAKRRLESKKYRDWEDGEDDDDRRRDRGKKEDDN; the protein is encoded by the coding sequence ATGCGCAGGATGCTTTGGTTGGTACTAATTTTTGCCGCCCTCGCAGCGTTGGGCGGCTGCGGCGGCTACCGCACGGTGGTCGTGGCGGAAAGCGAGCCGCCCGGGCAAATTCGCGCCTCCCGCGTGCACACCCGCAACGGGATTCGTTTTTACGAACGCGCTCACTACCGCAAGGCGATTGTCCAGTTCGAACTGGCGATTGCCAAAGACCGTTCCAACTGGGAGGCTCACTATTATTTGGCAGAGTGCTATCGTGAACTGCGGGAGTACGACCCCTGTTTGAAACATTACCGCATCGTCCTGGAACTGCGTTCCGAGCCGGCCTGGGTCGCGCGGGTGGAATACAAAATCGGCTGGGTGTACGAAAAACAAAGAAAGTACCGGGAGGCCCGCTCCCATTACGAACTGGCCTTGGTCGCCGTTCCGAACCACCGGGAGGCGCGGGAGGCCAAACGGCGGCTGGAATCGAAAAAATACCGGGATTGGGAGGATGGCGAAGACGATGATGACCGCCGCCGGGACCGGGGAAAAAAGGAAGACGACAATTAG
- a CDS encoding tetratricopeptide repeat protein encodes MRKLLGWGLLLGLFLTGCTASRTVIVHERTTPPPPSEARTPGLENASRVHTRNGIRFYNRGHYRKAIQQFELALAKDPSNWEAHFYLGECYRELRDWDRCLSHYHRVRDLRPGERVWVAKVEFSIGLVHERRGHLAKAHEHYDLALVAVPDFEPAVKGKSRLAGKKYQDDDGKTRGKGKHYNYKGKND; translated from the coding sequence ATGCGCAAGCTTTTGGGATGGGGACTTTTGCTGGGTCTCTTTTTGACCGGTTGCACCGCCTCGCGGACGGTCATTGTGCACGAACGGACCACGCCCCCTCCGCCGTCGGAAGCCAGAACGCCGGGGCTGGAAAACGCCTCCCGCGTGCACACCCGCAACGGCATCCGTTTTTATAATCGGGGGCATTACCGCAAGGCCATTCAGCAATTCGAGCTGGCGCTGGCCAAAGACCCCTCCAACTGGGAAGCACATTTCTATCTGGGGGAATGCTACCGGGAATTGCGGGATTGGGACCGCTGCCTGTCGCATTACCACCGGGTTCGGGATTTGCGTCCCGGCGAACGGGTTTGGGTGGCCAAGGTGGAGTTTTCCATCGGGCTGGTGCACGAGCGGCGCGGGCATCTGGCCAAAGCGCACGAGCATTACGATTTGGCCCTGGTTGCCGTGCCCGACTTTGAACCGGCGGTTAAAGGAAAATCCCGGTTGGCCGGTAAAAAATATCAGGATGACGACGGCAAAACCCGCGGTAAGGGAAAGCATTACAATTACAAGGGCAAAAATGACTGA
- a CDS encoding trypsin-like peptidase domain-containing protein: MKKFSQVVMLMLVLAYFPAAGWGQKKDVLKTFEELQQVIISVSNSVKNSVVHIEVVQKVDDRKFKVMGSGVVTHEDGYILTNEHVVDNAQQIMVTLPSKREYPADLIGVDKQTDLAVIKVNTPEKLTLSKLGNSDLTKVGEWVIAVGNPYGFDRTVSFGIVSGKGRVMPTFGREVPFVNDFLQTDAAIDPGSSGGPLVNLKGEVIGINSMGLGRGQGFTIPINMAKEVEKKVIASGTIERGWIGVVIQPFNREFARYFGEPELSGVLIADVLEGSPAEKAGLKAGDIVTAVGKKEVTAEKEDDLNAFSLSISETPVGEPIELKIRRGKEEKKLVLNVGSQPKVKPEEFETGLGFTVKEITEGLYRQYALPDKLGVLVSFVEVGGAAFQGKLSEGDVIVKVEETDVTDLPSFKTAIDKHAKKSQLLLRVVRGKDKVFVLIPGAKQKAEK, encoded by the coding sequence ATGAAAAAGTTTAGCCAAGTTGTCATGCTCATGCTGGTTCTTGCCTATTTCCCCGCCGCCGGTTGGGGACAGAAAAAGGACGTCCTCAAAACCTTCGAAGAACTGCAGCAGGTCATTATCTCGGTCTCCAATTCGGTCAAAAACTCGGTGGTGCATATCGAGGTTGTCCAAAAGGTGGACGACCGGAAGTTCAAGGTGATGGGCTCCGGCGTGGTGACCCACGAGGACGGCTACATTTTGACCAACGAACACGTGGTGGACAACGCCCAGCAGATTATGGTCACCCTCCCCTCCAAGCGGGAATATCCGGCGGACTTAATCGGCGTGGACAAGCAGACCGACTTGGCGGTCATCAAGGTGAACACCCCGGAGAAACTCACCCTCTCCAAGCTGGGCAACTCGGATTTGACCAAGGTGGGGGAGTGGGTGATTGCCGTGGGGAACCCCTACGGCTTTGACCGCACGGTCTCCTTCGGCATCGTGTCCGGCAAGGGGCGGGTGATGCCCACCTTCGGGCGGGAAGTGCCGTTCGTGAACGATTTTCTGCAGACCGACGCCGCCATTGACCCCGGCAGCTCGGGGGGGCCTTTGGTTAACCTCAAAGGGGAAGTCATCGGCATCAACTCGATGGGTTTGGGGCGGGGACAGGGGTTCACCATTCCGATTAACATGGCCAAGGAGGTGGAGAAAAAGGTAATCGCCTCCGGCACCATTGAACGGGGTTGGATCGGCGTGGTCATTCAGCCCTTCAACCGGGAGTTTGCCCGTTACTTTGGGGAGCCGGAGCTTTCCGGCGTTTTGATTGCCGACGTTTTGGAAGGTTCTCCCGCCGAGAAGGCCGGGTTAAAGGCCGGAGACATCGTCACGGCGGTCGGCAAAAAGGAAGTGACGGCCGAAAAAGAGGACGACTTAAACGCCTTCAGCTTGAGCATTTCCGAGACGCCGGTGGGAGAACCGATTGAACTGAAAATCCGCCGCGGCAAGGAGGAAAAGAAACTGGTTTTGAACGTCGGTTCCCAGCCCAAGGTCAAGCCGGAGGAATTTGAAACCGGGCTCGGTTTTACGGTCAAAGAGATTACCGAGGGGCTCTACCGCCAGTACGCCCTGCCGGACAAGCTGGGGGTTCTGGTCAGCTTCGTCGAGGTGGGGGGGGCGGCCTTTCAGGGGAAACTTTCCGAAGGGGATGTGATCGTCAAAGTCGAAGAGACCGACGTGACCGATTTGCCCTCGTTCAAAACGGCCATTGACAAGCACGCCAAAAAGTCGCAACTGCTTTTGCGCGTGGTGCGCGGCAAGGACAAGGTTTTTGTCCTCATTCCCGGCGCCAAACAGAAGGCCGAAAAATAA
- a CDS encoding VCBS repeat-containing protein has translation MKTLKPLIALVLSTLVGWGLAAPFGACQSQSPAPDDELVKIAPQSILDSCKEAERKFRIYLARFSPKELRDTAVWRGNALRAGSFWMGDLGPDSAEYAIIHYRCFESGYLAVLKKNQKQEHKLLWQSPDFGIGVKFGRLGEPQDINKDGNKEIFFYHPERNAMDTTLELYGWDGKTAQVIGRVTGNSIVITDLNGDGMKEIIANHKRYVWSQAVDTLVTYSEFYRWDGKAYKHYDTKKTTTPVKD, from the coding sequence GTGAAAACGCTCAAACCGTTGATTGCGCTGGTTCTTTCCACCCTCGTGGGATGGGGACTTGCGGCTCCCTTTGGCGCCTGCCAGTCCCAAAGCCCCGCCCCCGATGACGAGTTGGTAAAAATTGCCCCCCAAAGCATTCTGGATTCCTGCAAGGAGGCGGAAAGAAAGTTCAGAATCTATCTGGCCCGCTTCAGCCCTAAAGAGTTAAGGGATACGGCTGTTTGGAGGGGCAACGCACTGCGCGCAGGGAGCTTTTGGATGGGGGATTTGGGCCCCGACTCGGCAGAATACGCCATCATCCACTATCGCTGTTTCGAATCCGGCTACCTGGCCGTTTTGAAAAAGAACCAAAAACAAGAGCACAAACTGCTGTGGCAGAGCCCCGATTTCGGAATCGGCGTGAAATTTGGCCGACTCGGCGAGCCGCAGGACATTAACAAAGACGGAAACAAGGAGATTTTTTTCTATCATCCTGAAAGAAATGCCATGGATACGACGCTTGAGTTATATGGCTGGGATGGAAAAACCGCTCAAGTCATAGGCCGGGTTACGGGAAATTCCATCGTGATTACAGACCTGAACGGGGACGGGATGAAGGAAATTATTGCAAACCATAAACGCTACGTTTGGAGTCAGGCCGTGGATACGCTCGTGACCTATTCCGAATTTTATCGATGGGATGGAAAGGCCTACAAGCACTATGATACAAAGAAAACAACCACGCCCGTCAAAGATTAG
- a CDS encoding nicotinamidase: protein MKINLGTDALIMVDVQNDFCPGGALAVREGDMVVKPLNHAQKFFRHIFATRDWHPEDHSSFMGRGGPWPPHCIQNTHGAKFHPDLEISRTWVISKAFERDKDAYSGFQGTDLETRLKREGIKRVFVGGLATDYCVRATVLDALNTGFEVILLEDAIRGVDVKPGDSEKAVKELKEKGAGLTKVFDLS from the coding sequence ATGAAGATAAACTTGGGCACCGACGCATTGATAATGGTTGACGTACAAAACGACTTCTGCCCGGGCGGAGCGTTGGCCGTCCGGGAAGGGGATATGGTGGTCAAACCGTTAAACCACGCGCAAAAGTTCTTCCGGCACATCTTTGCCACCCGCGACTGGCACCCGGAAGACCACTCTTCCTTCATGGGCCGGGGCGGCCCTTGGCCGCCGCATTGCATTCAGAACACGCATGGCGCCAAATTTCACCCGGATTTGGAGATCTCCCGCACCTGGGTGATAAGCAAGGCGTTTGAACGTGACAAGGACGCTTACTCCGGCTTTCAGGGGACCGATTTGGAAACCCGGCTCAAACGGGAAGGGATAAAGCGGGTTTTTGTCGGCGGGCTGGCCACCGACTACTGCGTCCGGGCCACGGTCTTGGATGCTTTAAACACCGGTTTTGAAGTAATACTTTTAGAAGACGCCATCCGGGGCGTGGACGTCAAGCCGGGAGATAGTGAAAAAGCCGTAAAAGAGCTCAAAGAAAAAGGCGCAGGGCTTACGAAAGTTTTTGACTTGAGTTAA
- a CDS encoding cation:proton antiporter, which yields MEPHVNLLLEIFLAFGAAKLAGEIFERLRLPALVGEMAAGVLLVPVLGAIHGETVLEVLPEIGVVFLLFEVGLGTPAKKLLEVGKLSLMVAVLGVALPFGVGGSYLYATDHPGYEALFGGVALVATSVGITARIFSERGLLDTKVARVILGAAVFDDILGMVFLAVVSGLALGGFSWLGLGIVILEAAVFVLFLIFFGHRITRPMVRRVERFKTRNPAFAFALLFCLGLSVLAAEIKIAAIVGAFLAGMVLSDYDAKFRLKEKFEPIYDFFVPFFFFALGAKLSPEALFNPATIGVAGIITLIAILTKFVGCALPVWKLGFRNSVAVGWGMVPRGEVGAIVALVGLSAGVISESFYGVVLFMVTVTTLIVPPLFPVFLKNIKPAADSPPEPGANLEPESPTSN from the coding sequence ATGGAGCCCCACGTCAATCTGCTTCTGGAAATCTTTCTGGCTTTCGGGGCGGCCAAACTGGCGGGGGAAATTTTCGAGCGGCTGCGCCTGCCGGCGTTGGTGGGGGAAATGGCGGCCGGCGTCCTTTTGGTGCCGGTGCTGGGAGCCATACACGGGGAAACCGTTCTGGAGGTTCTGCCGGAAATCGGCGTGGTCTTTCTTTTATTCGAGGTGGGGTTGGGGACGCCGGCCAAAAAGCTTCTGGAAGTGGGGAAACTTTCCCTCATGGTCGCCGTTCTGGGCGTCGCCCTCCCTTTTGGCGTGGGGGGTTCCTATCTGTACGCCACCGACCACCCCGGATACGAGGCGCTTTTCGGGGGGGTGGCCCTGGTGGCGACTTCCGTCGGCATCACGGCCCGCATTTTCTCCGAGCGGGGGCTCTTGGACACCAAGGTGGCCCGGGTAATCTTGGGTGCCGCCGTTTTTGATGACATTCTGGGGATGGTTTTTCTGGCGGTGGTCTCCGGCCTTGCCCTGGGCGGTTTTTCCTGGCTGGGGTTGGGGATCGTGATTCTGGAGGCGGCCGTTTTTGTGCTTTTTCTAATTTTTTTCGGCCACCGCATTACCCGGCCGATGGTCCGACGGGTGGAACGGTTCAAAACCAGAAATCCGGCCTTTGCCTTCGCGCTCCTTTTCTGCCTGGGGCTTTCCGTTTTGGCCGCGGAAATAAAAATCGCCGCCATCGTGGGGGCTTTTCTGGCCGGAATGGTACTTTCCGACTACGATGCCAAGTTCCGGCTGAAGGAAAAATTCGAGCCGATATACGATTTTTTCGTCCCCTTTTTCTTTTTCGCTTTGGGGGCCAAGCTTTCGCCGGAGGCACTTTTCAACCCCGCCACCATCGGCGTGGCCGGCATAATCACCCTGATTGCCATTTTAACCAAGTTTGTCGGCTGCGCCCTTCCGGTATGGAAATTGGGGTTCCGCAATTCTGTGGCCGTGGGCTGGGGGATGGTGCCGCGAGGGGAGGTCGGCGCCATTGTAGCTTTGGTGGGGCTTTCCGCCGGAGTGATATCGGAATCGTTTTACGGCGTGGTGCTGTTTATGGTGACCGTCACGACCTTGATTGTCCCTCCTCTTTTTCCCGTTTTCCTGAAAAACATCAAACCGGCCGCCGACTCCCCGCCGGAACCCGGAGCGAATCTTGAGCCCGAATCCCCGACTTCGAACTGA